One genomic window of Cannabis sativa cultivar Pink pepper isolate KNU-18-1 chromosome 2, ASM2916894v1, whole genome shotgun sequence includes the following:
- the LOC133029074 gene encoding serine/threonine protein phosphatase 2A regulatory subunit B''beta-like translates to MSMEIVGDAASFDADLLQLSEVSPLAMKANPGFVDTIFEHWLALPDTNRLVTTLLNEAKSGGPLNVPGNSSSPHATSSNSLPSMFPAGSAPPLSPRSTSGSPRIMKQRTGPSNLGSPLKLISEPVKELIPQFYFQNGRPPANELKEQCLFRINQFFYGHLDGLQISEFKSVTKEICKLPSFFSTALFKKIDVSNAGYVTRDAFVDYWINGNMLTMDMATQIYVILKQPDLKYLTQDDFKPVLRELLATHPGLEFLQSTPEFQERYAETVIYRIFYYINRCGTGHLTLRELKRGNLIDAMQHADEEEDINKVLRYFSYEHFYVIYCKFWELDTDHDFLIDKENLIRYGNHALTYRIVDRIFTQIPRKFTSKVEGKMGYEDFVYFILSEEDKSSEPSLEYWFKCIDLDGNGILTRNELQFFYEEQLHRMECMAQEPVLFEDILCQIIDMIGPENESYITLRDLKGCKLSGSVFNILFNLNKFMAFETRDPFLIRQERENPTLTEWDRFAHREYIRLSMEEDVEDASNGSAEVWDESLEAPF, encoded by the exons ATGAGTATGGAAATCGTCGGGGATGCGGCGTCGTTCGACGCCGACCTGTTACAGCTCTCTGAGGTCTCTCCTTTGGCCATGAAAGCGAATCCAGGTTTTGTCGATACTATTTTTGAGCATTGGCTTGCGCTTCCCGACACTAATCGTCTG GTGACGACATTGCTCAATGAAGCTAAATCAGGTGGTCCGTTGAATGTGCCTGGAAACTCTTCTAGTCCACATGCCACTTCTAGCAATTCTTTGCCTTCCATGTTTCCTGCAGGAAGTGCTCCTCCTCTATCACCTAGAAGTACATCTGGCTCTCCTCGCATAATGAAACAGAGGACTGGCCCTTCTAATCTGGGTTCTCCATTGAAACTAATTAGCGAGCCAGTTAAAGAATTGATACCTCAG TTTTACTTTCAAAATGGTCGTCCACCTGCAAACGAGTTAAAAGAACAATGCTTGTTTAGGATTAATCAGTTCTTCTATGGTCACTTGGATGGATTACAGATTAGTG AATTTAAATCTGTTACGAAGGAAATTTGCAAGCTGCCATCATTTTTCTCTACGGCTCTTTTCAAAAAGATTGATGTTAGCAATGCTGGTTATGTAACAAG AGATGCTTTTGTTGATTATTGGATCAATGGAAATATGTTGACTATGGATATGGCTACTCAAATATATGTGATTCTAAAGCAACCGGATCTTAAGTACCTTACTCag GATGACTTTAAGCCTGTGCTACGTGAACTTTTGGCAACTCATCCAGGGTTAGAGTTTCTACAAAGCACACCTGAGTTTCAGGAAAGATATG CTGAAACTGTTATATACAGAATATTTTACTACATAAATAGATGTGGGACCGGTCATCTTACCCTCAGGGAGCTGAAACGTGGGAACCTGATTGATGCAATGCAACATGCAGATGAAGAAGAGGACATCAACAAAGTGTTGAG ATACTTCTCTTATgagcatttttatgtcatatattgCAAGTTCTGGGAGCTGGATACGGACCATGATTTTTTGATCGATAAAGAAAATCTTATCAGATATGGTAACCATGCACTTACCTACCGTATTGTTGATCGAATATTCACCCAG ATCCCCAGAAAGTTTACCAGTAAAGTTGAAGGAAAAATGGGCTATGAAGATTTTGTTTACTTCATTCTCTCAGAGGAGGATAAATCATCTGAGCCTAGCCTTGAGTATTG GTTCAAGTGCATAGATTTGGATGGAAATGGAATTTTAACAAGAAATGAACTGCAATTCTTTTACGAGGAGCAATTGCATCGGATGGAATGTATGGCACAAGAACCTGTCCTTTTTGAGGATATACTATGCCAGATAATTGACATGATAGGACCCGAG AATGAGAGCTATATTACCCTCCGTGACTTAAAAGGTTGTAAACTTTCCGGAAGTGTTTTCAATATCCTCTTCAACCTTAATAAGTTTATGGCGTTTGAAACTCGTGATCCGTTCCTCATCCGTCAG GAACGTGAAAATCCAACCTTGACAGAGTGGGATCGCTTTGCACATAGAGAATATATTAGGCTTTCAATGGAAGAAGATGTTGAAGATGCTTCCAATGGAAGTGCAGAAGTTTGGGACGAATCACTCGAGGCTCCCTTCTGA